In Oryza sativa Japonica Group chromosome 1, ASM3414082v1, the genomic stretch GGctatggaggaggaggaactcgcCATCTCAATCCAATCTAGGTtgaaggctctgataccatgtgaaGCGTGGAATGCCTTCGGTGAGGCGGATGCATGTTAATCTCTGTGACCAAACAGGCCGAAcaagtacatacatacatacatacatacatacatacatacatacatacatacatacatacatacatacatacatacatacatacatacatacatacatacatatatatatatatatatatatatatatatatatatatatatatacatacatacatacatatatatatatacatacatacatacatacatacatatatatgtatgtatatatgattACCAGGCTCTATTATGATtaccaggctctgataccacactTATGCTTCAGACAAACCTATGCTTCAGACAATATACACTGTtcaaaacactatttattcggctgaatactattcagtttactgtttattcggctgattactattcaaaaacactattcagtttactgtttaaattactgttcaatactgttcacttcgagagatattttaactttaggatctttgcagggtggcgaatcctatttagacagcctcagaagcttgcttcggatgatgtaaagtcctactcggtactcaccgtatgcctcacctatctatctttttagaagcaacttaacaagatattccaagtcacacttgttctagctaagagtttatcgtctccccaggcagttccacccgaagggaacacttctctacggataccgattctccagacgcctatgcaagatgcaggctaaaaacgagaacaaaccgaagaggtttctcctatagggtccttagcataaacacttgtctagaacaaacgtgcaggaatacttaaggaaaattacttcatattaaacagataagcttacatacggttttccctttcgggaaacccgaaggtaggtacaagcaagctgttcttaccttacacagcgttattacacaactccttgcttcaatatactatgcaaggtaggctaaagtcactactactaagaacggtggaatggagggtgagagcgcgcttggaagctttgctctgaatggtgtatacgtgtgtgtctatatatatatatgtatatatatatgtatatatatatatatatatatgtatgtatgtatatgtatgtttgtatatatatttatatatatatatatatatatatatatgtatatatatatatatatatatatgtatatatgtatatatatatatgtatgtatatatgtatgtatacatatatatgtatacatatatgtatacatatatgtatgtatatatgtatgtatacatatatatgtatacatatatatatatatgtatatatatatatatatatatgtatatatgtatatatatatatgtatacagggatatgtatacatatccctgtgaagatatacatatatatgattaccaggctctgataccacactTATGCTTCAGACAAACCTATGCTTCAGACAATATACACTGTTCAAAAcactatttatatatatatagtaaataagTGTTCCAAGCGCGCCTCACACTCCccaaactcgacaacttagaagTACCCAATCTCGAgcctgaagaaagaattaatgaatatgagcttagtgagaatatagacaactattCTTCCTCATCATATCTTCCAAAGTCTATAGAATTGCCAGGTAAGACATCATGGGAAGATAGATATTTATTAAAAGCTACTAAAGATTTTGAATATATATGCAGGGAAATGGCTTCACAGAAGTCTGAATGGCTCACAAATATGAGTTCATGGAGACTGCCCCAACTGCCCAGAGGCCATGGAGAACGATTTAATCACAATTTCAGAATAACAGAGCTACAACAAGGGTTATTAAACCTCTTGtggcaaacaaaaaacaaaaaagaaaaagctcatGCCTTAAATGGCCTGGCatattatttcaaaaatttcgtGCCCTCAGATCAAAAGATAACAGAAAAAAGGGCTAAAATGCAAGATATCCCTCATCATGAAGAAAGGTTATTAGATTATCGCGAGGAGAAATCCCGTGATGGCCAAGATAAACTTCCCATGGGAGTCGAACAATCTATGGCAACAGATAAGAATACCAAGGTATTCTCAGATAAGATTTTGATCTCAACAGATCCTGTTTCGAGCATGGTTGCTTTCCACATAAATATCAATAACCTATTGCAATCTTTCCCACATAATAAACCATCATCATCCACAAAAAGGCATGATACCATTCCCCAAACACCATACATACGGCATAATCATCCTAATTTATTCCTTCCACAATATATACTCCGGACTCTGCATTCACTGTTCAAAACACAACaacaacgaagacaccattcagagcaaagcttccaagcgcgctctcaccctccattccaccgttcttagtagtagtgactttagcctaccttgcatagtatattgaagcaaggagttgtgtaataacgctgtgtaaggtaagaacagcttgcttgtacctaccttcgggtttcccgaaagggaaaaccgtatgtaagcttatctgtttaatatgaagtaattttccttaagtattcctgcacgtttgttctagacaagtgtttatgctaaggaccctataggagaaacctcttcggtttgttctcgtttttagcctgcatcttgcataggcgtctggagaatcggtatccgtagagaagtgttcccttcgggtggaactgcctggggagacgataaactcttagctagaacaagtgtgacttggaatatcttgttaagttgcttctaaaaagatagataggtgaggcatacggtgagtaccgagtaggactttacatcatccgaagcaagcttctgaggctgtctaaataggattcgccaccctgcaaagatcctaaagttaaaatatctctcgaagtgaacagtattgaacagtaatttaaacagtaaactgaatagtgtttttgaatagtaatcagccgaataaacagtaaactgaatagtattcagccgaataaatagtgttttgaACAGTGTATATTGTCTGAAGCATAGGTTTGTCTGAAGCATAAGTGTGACAACAACTATGCTTACTTTATAGGGACTAATATCTTTAgtagcggccatagcacttgcaTATATGTTTGGGGAGTTTAAAGATAGGCTAAATTTTTAGTTAAGCTACTCTCTCCATCAGAGAGTAGACCAATTTGTCATCATCTGGTTTCATATTTAAaaattgttttaattttttttaatgattactTAAAGTATAAGGGGACAATATAGGGTGCGGTGAATGACATATCCCTGTGAAGAATAAAACTTTCGGTGGAAAGGCCTCGGCTTTAGCTAGCTCTCGTGAATCCACAGTAGCGAAGAGATAAGCAGGAGACACAGGCGACGCCATCCCTGGCCTCTATAAAAGGAGACGTTGGCCTTCACTCCGAGGACataacaacaacaacgaaaAAACATAACAACAACAACGAAGAGTATATAGACATCTATTATATATCAGTATGACATctattagatatatatatatatatatatatggctgaTTACGGTGTAGTTAGGCTGATCCTAATACAAAGGAGAAACAGATTCTATATATCTACAGCCCAACAACCTTATCTCAACCATATATGTTACATTATATCACGTGCTGCGGGAGGAGGACTCGCGCGTGTTCCTGCTGCtcaacggcggcgacgtcccCAAGGGGAGGTCGCTGTCGGTGGTGTGCGTcgccgcggcgggggaggcCGAGCTTTACACCAtggcggtgagcggcggcgcgccgggcgcGCTCTCGCTGTCGGCGTCCGGGAGCGTGCCGCGCGTCCGGCGGTGGGTGAGGTACCCGACGGGGGGTTTCCTGTTCGTGCCGGACGCCTACTGGCGCGCCTCCGGCGGCAGCGTCTCCGTCACCGTCCACGTCAAGAagctgccgccgcccgagctcgaGGAGGACACCACCGCGGCATAAACCCTAATAACATGACGACATGGCAGTGATCAACTCTTAATTATAATTAGTAGTGCACGAGTGGATGTATGGTAGCACTAAGTTAGTAAGTTCTGGTAGATTAGTGGCGCGAGATCGAGTTCCGTTCACCCATGGTCCGACTCGATGAAGCATGTATTGTGACCGGCGAAATGCCCAAATTGACTTGCCGTGTGTCGAGGTGGTTCTCTGTTCAACACAAGGAATACTACTCATGGTATCTTTGCTACCCTGCAGAAGGGAACCAGATCCTCTGACGTAGCGAGGGACGTCCAACGGCTCTCGTCCGTCCATTCGGCATCGGACGGAGTCGAGCGAGCATAGCGATTAGACAAAGCCCATATGTTGCAGAAAAATCGGCCCACGCGACCTACAGCCAATCAGCCATcgacgccgcctccgagccacagccgccggcgccgcgaggaagcaagtcgtcgccgtcggcgtcaCCGCCACAGCCTGCGCCTCCCCAGCGAGGTCCCCAGCTCGGGAGGTGCAggctgcggtggtggcggcgacggcgcagagGCCTCCCCTCCCCCATTTGCTTCCTAGCGGAGCCGGCTGCTGTGGCTCAGAGGTGGCGTCGATACCGCGTGGGCTGTTTTTTCTGCCATATGGGCCGAGCCTATCCGCTGTGCTCGCTCGACTCCGTCCGATGCCGAATGGACGGAGCAGAGCCGTTGGACGTCCCTCTGACGTCAGAGGATCTGGTTCCCTGCAGAAGTATTTTATCTTCTCTTTTACGAATCTTTCAGTTACTGGTCCTaaaatacaagggattttggagacggagagagtaccatACTACACAAAAATGCTTGATGCATAGTATCTACTCATGGCATGATACTTAATgtatagtactacctccgtttcaggttataaaacgttttaactttggtaaagtcaaactgttttaaatttgacagtttgtagaaaaaaataataacactttcaacccaagacaaatttattatgaaaatatattcagttattaatttaataaaactaatttggtattataaatattactatatttgtctataaaattagttaaactaaaaacttaaagtagtttgactctaaccaaagtcaaaacatcgagtactatactactccctccgtcccaaaaaaacccAACCTAGGAGAGAATGTGACCATTTCTAGGAGAATGAATCTGGACTAAAGGGGTCACATCCCCTCCTTGGTTGGGTTTtcttgacggagggagtactccagaGTGACACGAGAGCAGTGTCAGTGTAGACACTAGACACCACTTATATTCAGATTCAAGATTAaaagtttgctttttttttaataaagggAGTACACCGTAGTATATAGTATTATGGAGTATGTATTTCCTCTTTTGATTTATcctcaaaattatttttttggaaGAGATAATacaagtagtactccctccgtattttaatgtatgacgtcgttgactttttaagcaacgtttgaccattcgttttattcaattttttttgaaaatatgaacattcgttttattcaaatgtttatgtcatgcttaaagaacatttgatgataaatcaagtcacaaaaaaataaatgataattacaaaaaaaaatttgaataagacgaacggttaaacgttggacaaaaaatcaacggcgtcatacattaaaatatgacgGTAGTACTTTTTAGTAGTACTTTTTGGAAGGGGTATATGTTACTCTCTccttcttaaaatataacaatttctagcctttaaaatttatttcaaaatatagcaatttttacCCCAACATTCTCTTATCAACCAATCAAaaacatatttaaccgttcgtcttattcaaaaacttttgtgaaatgtgtaaaactatatgtatatataaaagtatatttaacaataaatcaaatgataggaaaagaattaataattacttaaatttttttgaataagatgaacggttaaacatttttaaaaaagtcaacggcgtcaaacattttgggattgAGGGAGTATATAAGTTCCATAAATCTAAAAGTTTCCATTAAATAATAAAGAACCCACACACATGACTCCTCCATCCGCTTACGCTTGCCCTTGGCGCTTGCTCCTACCAGCTTGCCTGCTGCTCATCCGCTTACGCAGGAACCTTGCCTGCTGCTTCAGCATTCtgccaaaataaaataaagatgaCTGTCAATTAAACATTATGATTTAAATCTGACCCTAGTTTTATACGAAGAGGGGTAGTGTGCAGTCAGCAGTACTTCAAGGCATGTTGCTAATTAATGAGGTTAGTAGCCATGGCATCAATATACGTGGTTATAGGTAAATCTACAAAGGTTGTTACTATTGCCAGCAGCAGTTAAGACCACTGTTGGTTTTCACCTTGCACTTCAGAATGCTGCATCTTTTAGAATCTACTTAGGCTTGTACCAATAGTGAATTCAGTAATTGATTTCAAAACCTCTATATTCATTAATTAGGCAATTCACTCAGGGAGACTCTGAAAATAATACTCAAACTGAGAGACTCTGAAAATAATTCTTAATTTCAAAATTACAACTATCAAAGTTCAACATGAGCCAGGTACTTTTCATTGGTTAAGACAAGAGAAGGAAGCTTGTATTGGATAAGTGAAACCACTATGAAATAATTCTACACCAAAGGAAACATAACACCAACAGTGTATACAtttgaaaattgattttgaaacCTCTACATTCATTAACTAATTAGACAATCATCGAATGAACTTAGGCTTATACCAATtcttaatttaaaaaattattactAGCAAAGTTTAACATGAGCCTTGTAATGCTCGTTGGTTCATGAAGGGAAAGCTGGTGCACATATGACACACTAAGCAGTGTTCAATACTTGAATGTAAATTAATGGTTGGCCAAATTAAGATGTCAATATTTTTTAGTACTAGTTAGTTGTACAAGTGAAACTAACTTGATGTGACAAATATAAGCGTCAATTGAGTCTGAAACAAAGTAAAGCAGTAAAACAAACGATTGGGATGATCAGCTAGAGAAGTAAAGTGGGTGGCGATGAGTGTAGCAGTAGTTAGTAAATTAAGTACCTGGCGATCTTGTAGGTATGCACTGAAGTCAGAAGCAAGGAAGGTCATTGTAAACCACCGAAAGGTGGGCTTTTTAGAAATCTTGGTGGAGGACAGGACCTTGTTCTGCAGCATGTCGAAGCGGATCATATAATTTGCTTTGGGAACCAGCTGAATCCCAAGACTATCCCCGAACTCATTGAGTCGCGGTATTGGTTCCTCCTTGACATGATTTAGGACGGCATACATGATGCCATCTTCGTTGACgccgaggagaggggagaagggcaGAACATGTGGCAACCCCATCTGGTTGAAGCTCTCGCTCGCCCAGATGTCTCCGACAGTCAATGTCGTTTCCTCCTTCCAGTGCTTGAAATCTGGGGACAGTGACCATGTCTTGAGCTTCACCTCGTTGGCGGGACAAGAAGCTTCTTCGCAGTAGCCGATCAAGGCGAGGAACTTGATGGCACCAGAGACGCGGCCGATGGAACGGTGTCCATCTGGGCTGAAGCAATGGCGGGGCTTGTCGTGGGCGTCGATGCAGTGTCGCAACGGGACGAACACTAGCCTGGGGCCTTGCGGTGATGACAAGATTTCGTCGCAAATCAAGATGCCCTTGAGGAGATCAACCCAGAAGATGGTGCCGGCGAAGGAGAAGGCCGTGTCGATGTGGAAGAAGTAGGTCGGGCCACAGAGAtgtggagggagagggaggtgagGAATCGACGACTGGATCCACTCGCCGCCGTTCTTGACCCGCGCGAAGATGGTGGCCTTGGGGAGCGCGGGGTTGATCCCTCTACGGGAGCAGGAGGTGACGATGTCGGCGAGGATGTAATCATCAtcatcggcgccggcggcggagacgaggaCAGCGCTGCGACCGAGGGGAACGAAGACCGAATCCGGAACTGGGGGGATAGCGGTGAGGTGGTTGTTGGAGGCGTCGTAGAGGAGGTAGCATCGATGGGCGTAGATGACGACGATGCCCTTGTGGGTGCCGGAGATCTCGCCGATCCCAAGCAGAGTCGTTctagccggcggcggcagcagcatgtGCAGGCTGCTTGCTTGAGGTGGGTCGGCGAGGAAGGCGACGGGTTTCACGGACGGCGCCATGcgccgctccatctcctccgcgGAACCCATCATCTGCACTCTACTCCAGCTCCATCCGCCGGCCTCGATTGTGGCCGCAACATCTGCGTCTCTGCTCGCGCCACCGCTGGTTAACCCTGCTGCTTCCACGAAACGCACCACGCGTTCCAGCAACACACAGGGAGGAGGCCTGGGGTCTGCCATGGTTGCTGTTAGGAGGCTAGGGTTTGCTTCGTCGGCTCCAACAGCAAgattagaagaagaagaagaagaggcgaTAAGGGTTTGGGgaagagagaatcccttatatgccactagaaTTTGGCCAGtttccttatatgccactcaaaattggcttctcccttatatgccactagttCAAGTTTTTCCACCATTTTACGCCACTCCCACCACTATAGTGTTAGTTGACTGTTAGTCAAAGGTTAGTTTTTTCGTAAATGACCAATATGCCctctcaactaaaaaatgtgtaaacttcaaaaaatcataactaatttattttaaatcctttttgagtgaacaaaattttgtcagaaccagtgaaaaatgctctttatattaaaaatattgttggaaAACTGCATGTTTTATGCTtacattgaaaatttatttgtgatggtaatggctaaaattgcatgtgatgcagaaaaaatcaattttcatatgttgTATCCTAGCTATATTAGTACTAAAATATCTATTATTGGTTGTATACTAATTCTAAAGGGCAAATGCGTCTTTTTACAATGaagttaacggtcaactgacggtggACTGATGGCAATGGCATAAAAGGGAGGAAAAACTTGAACCGGTGGTATAAAAGGGAGAAGCCAATTtgaagtggcatataagggagccCGTTAATTtagagtggcatataagggattctatCTTTGGGGAATtcattccttccttccttcttgTCGTCTGTAGATCTGGACACGGACGCCAATCCTCGGCCCACGGGCCCAGGGACACGGACGGACGGATGGAGATCTGAGTCGGCGTCGCTGGACGGTG encodes the following:
- the LOC107280785 gene encoding uncharacterized protein, which encodes MKKGETDSIYLQPNNLISTIYVTLYHVLREEDSRVFLLLNGGDVPKGRSLSVVCVAAAGEAELYTMAVSGGAPGALSLSASGSVPRVRRWVRYPTGGFLFVPDAYWRASGGSVSVTVHVKKLPPPELEEDTTAA
- the LOC107275721 gene encoding uncharacterized protein; the encoded protein is MADPRPPPCVLLERVVRFVEAAGLTSGGASRDADVAATIEAGGWSWSRVQMMGSAEEMERRMAPSVKPVAFLADPPQASSLHMLLPPPARTTLLGIGEISGTHKGIVVIYAHRCYLLYDASNNHLTAIPPVPDSVFVPLGRSAVLVSAAGADDDDYILADIVTSCSRRGINPALPKATIFARVKNGGEWIQSSIPHLPLPPHLCGPTYFFHIDTAFSFAGTIFWVDLLKGILICDEILSSPQGPRLVFVPLRHCIDAHDKPRHCFSPDGHRSIGRVSGAIKFLALIGYCEEASCPANEVKLKTWSLSPDFKHWKEETTLTVGDIWASESFNQMGLPHVLPFSPLLGVNEDGIMYAVLNHVKEEPIPRLNEFGDSLGIQLVPKANYMIRFDMLQNKVLSSTKISKKPTFRWFTMTFLASDFSAYLQDRQNAEAAGKVPA